TAATCCCAAGAGCACACAGAGCTTGCTGTTCAGCCTGACTTTTATTGCCTGTGGTGTTAAGGGCTAGATGCTGTAGCATCTGATTTTATTATGCAGTTCTCTGATACTAAGCTGAATACATTAATATTCTGTTGAATATTTAATTGGCTCAGTGATAGGAGATACCCTGAATGCTTTAACAAAGTAATTAAGTTGCATTTTCCATTGTGCACGTTGTGTACCGTTGTGGTGTTAATTAGATTGGTATTATGCTGTCAAATATGATTTTAGTTACAGAATATGCAAATAGTTGTTCTTCGTAATGCATCATGCTTAGTGATAGAGTTCTAAAACTCAATctaattgaaatattttgttctgtactTATAGGGACCTGATCTTCATCTGGAGTAAACTGCAGCTTAAATCTAACCCATCAAAACAAGTATTTGTTGACCAATGCTACCAGCTTTTACGAATTGCTACAAATATCAGAGTAATTTTCCCTTTCATGAAGGTCATTAAGGATGAAGTAagttttgttcgtttgttttacCCCACCCCCCATTCTTTCTGTAACTAGTTAAAGTAAAGAGAAGTGATGTTTATATTGTGTAATGGCCACTTTCTGTGGAAAGTTAAGAGGGGGTAGGGAAGGACGCAATATTATCTTAAAAATTTTGTCAAGTTCCAGAACATGCTTCAATTTTGTGATTGCCCTTGAACTGTtatgtttttaagattttttttttttgactgaattctgagtttttctttctgtctgcagTAAGTTTGAGGAATGTCATGCTCTATAAATAAATGGGgaattaataataaatacatgGAGTAAATGTGAAAGATGCATcagttgggttttctttttcagccTGGCTCCTTAAGGAAATAGGATTTGTGTAATGCCATTGTATCTGCCTTTCACCCTTGTTAAGTTCTGAATCCTTTCACCAGTTCTAATCGAATCTGAAGAAGTGCTTAATGTAACATAAAGGAAAAGCTAGACTAAGATAGAAGAAGACataattttgcttcagaaaagtGCTCTGTGTTTCGTGCTTCAGATATTAGTCTTATACTGTCCTATACAAACATTTGCAAAAGATCTAATGTGCAACGCTTTGCACACAGGAGTGTGAGTTGTTTCCAAACAGATCTTGTTTTTTATCATTAACCTGACTGAACAGAGCTCCTTCATACTCTATGCCCTAAatgaattataaattattttgtcATGGGTGCTGCTGTACAGTTCTAAATGCAATGATTTGCTGTTGTTCAAGATTTTAATCTCGGTATGTATTCTAAAATACTTGTGGTGACATGAGTAACTTCTATTTGTATTTGCATCTGAATGATCGTATTTTTTAATAACCCACTACATATGGAGCGTTGTATGTATTTGTTAACACACATTTAAATATATGTTGGTATTAATTATTTCTAAACTTTCTGATGTTCTTCCTACTTTAATCTGCTACTGTTGGGCAGTATGTTTCTGATCATCCTTCCAAATTACATATTCATGGCAGGGCCCCCAACCTAGTGTGGAATAGGAATTCTGCTCATTGGAGGGATAGTTTGTCAATTCTGAAAAGTCAGGCCTTTTAGAATGGGTCAACCCTTTGGTCATGGGTTGTTATGGTTTCCCTGGTGGTCATTGTTCAAATTTGAGGGCAATATTTTATAGCTTGTATTTTTATGCAACTCAAGTTAAGTGAGTTAGAACAGGGACAAAATATAGAGTAACTGTCCAATTATAGTGTGAAACAGCCTAGGTAATGAAGATGCAGACAGAAGATACTGCTAGATCAGGTATGATTTGCTGCAGTCTTGTTTTATATCCCCAAATAATTAATGGTCTTTAACTATAGAACTGCACGTGGCAAAAGTATCTGAAGCTTTGTTGACAGTAGCTGTATAGCTTTCAGTGCAAACCAGATGttatttttgagcatttttgTATCTGTATTTTATAGTCTTGTTTGAGCATTACTTTAAAATGTACATGCCTTTAGGTGAAGTTTACTAGCAGGATGCTTTGTGAACTCCTAACTATTTTGCAAGTAGATGAATATAAATACAAGGGATGCTGGTGTTTGGGCATTGTTTatactagttctttttttttttctgcgggtctgattttcttattttactttcaaGCTGTAGACTTCTGTAAGCCCATAAGGAAAATACCATTATTCGTGCTCTATAATTATGTACATtgtaatttcctttctgcaggtTGGTGAAGATGGTCTTCAGATATGTGTTGAGATATGTGGATGTGCCCTACAGTTGGACCTCCGTGAAGATCCCAACATGAAAAGTCTTATTTATAAAGCAATTGCTCATTTTCTGCCAAATGACTTGGAGATCCTCAGAATTTGTGCTCTTTCAATCTTTTTTCTTGAGCGCACCTTGGAATCTTACTACACTGTTGAACATTTATATAAATGTGCAGATGAAGAATACAATGAGTGCACTAGTTCTGTTCAAAACCGTGTACGTTTTGAATTGCTTCCAATTTtgaaaaaaggtttgttttttgATCCTGAGTTTTGGAATTTCTTAATGATCAAGCAGAATTGTTTAGCATTGTTGGGGGATAAAGCCTTCGTTGGCTTAAGTGAAAGTACACTGGAAAACTCTACTGCAAATACAGAGAAGATAACAGAGTATAGGGCTCTGAGTGAGGAACGTGCCTGTTTAACTGATGTAAGCAATGGGGAGCTTGACCCTGAAGACCTCTCTGAAGCCCAGTCCAAAGGTAATGCCAAAAAGAACCATGAAGCTCTTGAGGCATCGAAAATGTTAGATCAAACTGTACCAAGGCACCGCTGTGTGATATGCAACAAGGAATTTCTTGGTGGTCACATTGTGAGACATGCACAAGCTCACCAAAAAAAGGGCAGTTTTTCCTGTGTACTTTGCACCAGAAAGTTCAGGCAAAGAGGACTTATGCTGAAGCACTTAAAGAACCATGTCAGGAAGATAGAAAGGCAACATCTTGCTGCAGTTCTTGAGGCTGGTCAGCAAGCTTCTGCTCCTAATGAACTAGAATGTTCTGATGTTTCTCTGTCTCTTGAAAACGGGAATTCTGATGGTTCCAAAGATAATGAACCAGAGACTGCAATAGCTCCAAGTGCTGACCAAGTGGTCCAAGTGGAGGAGGAGAATGCAGAACAGATATTTGATGCAGTGGAAAACCATCTAAGTGACCAGGATGATGCTACTGAAAATAGTAGTGACAGCTATTTTAATAATGTTCCTGATGCTTTAAGTACAGAAAGTTTGCCCGAAGATGATGAGAGCTCCAGTAAAGAGTCACCTATTCTGCATAAAGTGAATGGAGCTTTTTGTCCTCAAAAAGACATTGATGCTATGGATGAGGAAGGAAGCTTTAAGTGCCCTGCTAATGGTTGTGCTAGAGTGTTTAAAAAGATAAGATTCCTCAATAAACACGCAAGAAAAGCTCATCCAACTGATTTGAAGGTGCAGCAACATATAATGAAATGGAATAAAGGAAAATGCCGGTTCTGCCAGAGAAAATTTGCTGATTCTCAACATTTTATAGACCACCTCAAGAGACATGTGTATCCAAATGTTTACTTTTGTTTACACTTTAATTGTAATCAGAGATTTAAGCTGTCAACTGAGCTtgcagaacatacaaaaagtcaTAGTGTTTTTAAAGCTCAATGCAATTTTGCAGAGTGCTGTGAGCTATTTGAGGAGCTCCCTTTGCTGTATGAACATGAGGCTcagcattatttaaataaaacaccaGAATGTTCAGAAGATGCCAGTGAAAGAGATTCTTCAGATGATCCTTCAGAACTTTGTAGTTACCAAGATGATGATGAAGctattaatgaaaaagaaactgaaactgaaaaagaTTTACCAATTCCAACTTGGAAGTCAAGGAAGGATTCTACAGAACCAAAGACATATATTCAAAGTGTTGAGAAGAAAGCAAATAATGTAATTCACAATGGAAATGAAAGTTCATCTGAGGGTAGCGCTACAGTTTTAAGTTCGATAGACCAAAAGACACCTGTGTTACAGCCAAATTCTGAAAACTGTAATGTTGTTAGCGACCAACTAGTCAATGGGCACAGTGACCTAGATCAGACATCATCGAAGTCATCAGAAATACCTTTGGACAGAGTGGCAGATGAAACAAGGACAGAAAATGGGTCAGTGTTACCAGTTTTACAGAATTGTCATGATATACCACAAAGTAATGCTGCTGCCTCACAATTACCTTCTAAACCAAATCAGACAACAGAGAATACTTCATATGGTGTCATCTTAACAAAACCGTATGTTAGACCGTTGCCTCCAAGTTATCTTGATGAACGATACATTAGCATGCCAAAACGTAGAAAAATTTTGACTGATAAAGTAGATGCTCATTCTGAACAAGATAATTTTTGTAGCAAATCAACAGAAAGATTTAGATGTGGCAACTGCTTGACCATCTACTGTAATTCAGAAGCACTTGAGGCTCACCTTGCACAAAAGAAGTGTCAGACGCTCTTTGGATTCGACTCAGATGATGAAAGTAAGTCTTACAGTCCTTCTGGGTTGGTTTGTTCGGAGGTAAATATCAACCAGAAAATGGTCTTTGAACACACGCAACCTGATAGAATAGATAAGACAGACACGGCTTCCAAGCAATTGTATTACGCTAGAACTTAGACAATTAAATCACAATACTGTGCTAAATTGGAAGTTGAAATTGGACATGCTGTTTAGAATAAGAAAGAGGTGGTGAGAATTGGTAGGCAACTCTAATGGAAAAGACTTCTCATAACACAGAAGGGGATAATTCAATCTGTCTTTCCTTGCATGTTTGAAACTAAACATGTTGAAAAACATAAGCGGTGCTAGATTAAAGAATGATTCACATTGGTTAGTCTTCATTTTGATCtcaatgcattttcttttacaggTGCCTGATTCAATGTTGTGGGAAAATGTATCAAACGAGGAGTGGTGTAAGAAAACACTACATGAAGAAGCATCAGTTCGTTTCCCAGTTGGCCTTAAACATAAAGCAGTCTCAAATTACTAAAGAAAAACATGACCTTGATAAAGACAAAGCACATTTTCTAGACAAAACTCACAGAGGAATAATAGAGCTCTGCAGGTCTTGAGTCCAGAAAGGTTGctacaaaaaccccaaagtacCAGTTATCCGAAAAGCCACATTCATTCCAAATGTGTGATTGAAGCTTAGCGGCACAGTCTTTCTAGCATGAAGGTTTAAGGCAAGTAAGGCATACAGTTGAGAAAACAGAGGTGTTAATTGCCTTATGGAAATAAAACAGCCAATTCTGAAAGTTGCTTTAGTTGGAAAATGCGTAGTTAAAGGATATCCATCCACACAGCTGGGAAAGAACCATTCAAGAAGGTGTTACATTATTATAATACGGATAAGAAATGCATAGAGGAACCATGCATTCTTTTTTCAAAGTTTGAGTATGTGATTCCATTATCTGCTAAAAAGTATGGAGCTCATTTAATAAACTTACACTCAGAATCCAAAAAGAGGAATGTAGAAAGAAATCTAAGATGGATGGAATGCTCAAATAGCCAAAAACTTGAAGTACAGAGCATGCAAGGAAAAGTGAGTTGATGTGATATTAATTGTGAAAGTTATGCACAGTGGAAATCAGATGCATGCAAGAGAAGCCCTTTTCAAGGCTATGGTGTAAACGTGTATGTTAAGAGTGTCCTGTAAAACATCTGTTGCAGGTGCAGGAAGACTAATACAAGCAGTACATGCACAGATTGTGTGGATATTAACAGAAGCAGATTGAAACAAATACAGAATGTGAACGGGGTTAAGCTTGCATTACAGGGCAGAGTTAAACTAATTTTATGCAAATACAGAGGTCCTTCAGCTGTTGGTATGACTGAAAAGAACTTGAGATggcttcctgttttaaaaaaaaaaaaaagtcaaaaaaaaaaaaaaaaggcagacaaaaccagaacacatgtcaagttggaaaaaaaaagatcaggaagAGCCTGTTTCACATATGTAATATTGCTTAATGGCGGTAGGTCGCAACTCAGTACTGTAACTACTTATTTACTGTCtagaggaagggagaaaatatgTGTCGACTCAACCTTAAGACACATTACAACCCTATCTAGTAGCATCTCTTGAAAAGTTAGCCTTTCCCAGAAGTTAGTGCAGGAGTTAGACTTAAATGTTAAGCACTTTATCCAAAATTCACTGTTCATAGAAACAATCAGAATGTGAAGACAGGAAATTTGAGCCATTCAGCTCCATGTGTAACATTGAAATACAGGACGTTCGGAAACCAAAAAGATACTGTTGTAGTTTTTGGTCTTCCCACCCCAAACAGAGGTATGGTGAGCATGCACATTGTCTAATTACTGTGCTAATTTATCCTCTAATTTATCTTATACTGTCTTGccacttaaaaatgttttatttgggaTCCTGTTCTATGTGGGTAGCTGAAAATTTTAATGTGATTGTAGGCACGGAAGGTATAGTGGTGAAAACTGGTGTGTACAGATGGAGTTATCACAGAAATGTAGGACAGCAAAGACCAACTGTTGCTGCTCAAGTAGTTTGCTTACTGAATAGTTCATCACAATGCGTGTATGGCATAATAAGATGATGAACTTGCTTAAATCAACAGATATGTAAAAACTAACGAGTAAAAAATCAAGAGGTACATAAAAGATCTGTTCATTGTAGCAATGGTTCACACTTGCAAACCTAAGGGTTTCACTGTAAAATAGGCTGTTAAGTAGTTCTGGAACTTAAACTTAATAGTTCAGTAATGCCTCTGCTAATAATCCTCTGTGAAATTAAAACAGATATTTGCATTaattctgcttccttttcctctcctgggAGGTAAAAAGAACACAAATTCAAAATCGCACTCTTCTGAATTCTAGAAAATTTTTGCCTTAACTTTTGAGTTGGACTAACATAAAAGGTTATAAAATTATGATCACAGGTATGTGTGCATTACATTAATACTGATGAGTGGCCCACTTTCAGAGATTTGTATGACATTTGAGGCaccaaagaattttttttgcagttgcaaaaaaactgatttaaatgcatcattcattatatatacatatatacacacactatatatatatatttacgtatttaaatacattaaaagtttttaaacataaaattaacGGGAACCTTATCAGCCAAATGCACTTTCACATTTTTTGCTTTCAAGTTACCAACTGATTTTTAAGGACCCAGTTATCATCTTAAATGTTCCCAGGCTCCCCTTTCTTTGCTTAACATTGTTAATCTAGTTAAATTTGCTTAAatatatttggggaaaaaaggttaattttaaactattacagttttaaaaatctgaaaactcAGTCAATAGATATGacaaaaatgtttgtgtaaaGTCTTTTAAATGTACCTTTAATCTTTGgtgcttttttgccttttcctggAGCTCCATGTGTTTGaagatgctttaaaaacatgattGAGACTTGTATTTTCTTTGGTTGAAGTGTGTAGATAAATGCATCTATGTACATGCATAAACTGTGACCATAATTTTTTGTACCTGCATTAAACTCCTTTTTGTTCAAAGATGCTTTTCTTGGACACCACCATTTGTTTATACCATGTGTTCAGTATGTACACTTTGGAGAACTGGAAGACTGAATTCATCCATAGGTGAACATTAGCATCACCTAACACCTATGAGAAATATGCTAAATTGACTTAAAGTAGCAAGTGGGTGgtaacattttttcaaaagacaTTGCATTCTCTTTAAACTACTCTCTGTAACCTGTCAGGTAGTTGCAGTATTAAGCAACTTTAATTAGGAGCAAAAAAGATACTTGTAACGTGTGGGGGATAATTCTACATACTTTTTAAGGATTCTTCAGTATGTTGGGTATTACCCTATACTAAGCCTGCAACTTCTAGGGCTGAAAAAGGTTCCAAATCTAGAATTGAAaggttttttccccaggcattAAGCATTGTATGATATAATTGGAAATACTTCTTCAAGATGTATCACTTTGATTCAATAAATACTGAAGTACATGTGTAATGTAAGCATGCAAATATCTTAAAGCTGCCTGAAGTTATACATGAGCTTAGGAGCTTTGTTGGATCAAAGTTTGTGCACTTCATTGCTGGTAATCATATTCTAATAACGTTCCTGCAGGTGGCTACAACTTGGATTTAGACTTTCCTTTTAAGACTGTCTACTCTAACCTGTTCACTGTAAAGGTCATGTAAGTTCTAATTCTCAAAGAGTTGCCGCTTGGTAGGCACctttcacaaaaaaagaaatactgcaagTAGGTTGAAAGTGGTCATATCTGTGGGGAAAGGTCACTGGTACTTTGGTTATTTAGCCATATTCATTAAAACTATATAAATTGTATAGTTTGGATAATTTATAACACTAAACTTTGTGATTTTAATATCACATTGAAGGTTCAGCTGTACTCATTTCTTTTATTGTTTAACACCAGTGGTATGGACAAAAGACTCAAAGGGGGTGGTAGTGTTactattttcttaatttatttggtACTGTATAACACCTTTCTGATTAAATGCAGTGTATGCATTTTGGGACTCTGTTAATTTGTAAAAGCTGTTACAGGTTCAGCAAGAAAGGAAATTTGTGCTTCCTTGttgaatgttaaattattttactttgcattttataTAAGAGTACAAATTAAAACTGAGCCATCAAACTGCAATAAATCAACAgtagtgtttcattttaaaaacttttttgtacTGTACATAGATTTGTTCAATAAAACATTGTCTTTGTTGTTGATAGAAATTGATCTTGTCTTTTGGAGAATCACTTTGAAAATACTGCTGCAATGTTTATAGTTACTGTGTTATGTTTGGTATATGATTGTTGCACAGCACCTGTGTAAAGCTGCCAGGTCTTGATGTTCCAGGTGTGTGGATATTTGGATTTGAAGAGACTAAATCTATTCAAGTATATCCAAGAATACCCAGGATTACCaaggaaattaaaacagaactcttgtgtctctctctctcttcctcacccttctcctccctccccccccccccccttttttttcctccttctagcTAGTTAACTACCTGCTCTGGTAAATTTGGGACCTCTTAGTTAAATAAGTCTTCAAAAAGCCATAGTATTATTACACATTCTTTACAAATGGATAACTGCTGAAGAGAGAAGTATGTCTGTGTGTGAGGGAGAGGAATAGCTTTTTTGGTCATCAGTCTGAGACGTGTGAAGAACACACCTACTGCAGAAAAAGCTTCCATCAGCATTTGAACCTTAGACACCCAGCAGTCCACTCCTCAGGTTTGACTGACTTTAACCATCCTCAAAACACTGGCAAATTTAAGGTCACTTATTTAAATAGTCAGCCATGTGCACTGGGAACCAGACTTTGTAATTAGTGCATATACCTATGTAATTTACAAGCATAATGTATTGTTCAGATGATACACCCCCAACACAGGGAATCAATCAGAACACAAGGTGAAATGGGAATCTGCTCAGCGATCAGCCCGGATCTCCGGGCAGGACAGGCTTGTGAAGTTTCTGACCTGGTAATGGGGGCCTCATGCAGTGGTTTTTAATATGCATATGGAGAACGGCATaaggctggcagggcagaggtggAGGTAGTAGGGGTTGGGAGGAATAAAGCTTGCAAAGGGAAGTTGTATGCGGTGTTTAAAGAAATCAGCAGGCCTGTGTTCATTTTAATGGCTTGTATAGTGTTTGCCCCTGGGGGGCAATGCCTTCAAAATGCGGGGGAGGATAACCATGCTGAAGCTATTGTGTAGGGCTTGAACGCCAAACTTCGGGCCACAAACAGGTCTGGATGCAGCAGTTTTAAGATACCTCTGCTTCTAGCTGTTTGTCTTTCTCCATCAGAAAATTGTTCAAGTTCTCCAGCGGCCCTGCATTGTAAGTACCGAATGCTGGCCTAAACCTCTCAGGAAGATTGGCTGGCACTAATACATAGAGCTGAGCCTCCGTTTTTGCCGTTTATGAgcttatgtttttttctgatgctgcTACTAATAGAGATAGTAACCTCTGGTGTGATACGCTTGTTTCCATTGCTTTGTTAGTCCCCTTGATTGAATGCTGTAGTCCAGAGATAAAGACAGtataattgcttttttcttttgcttcgaAAAGTTCAATACCATCATCTGAAAATGCTGGATTATTTACATGTATTATTCAGAGTTCTGTAAATTCTTAATGTTCTTTGACCACAGATTTTGACTGTCCTCTGAAAAATTTTGAATGGTGCCTTTTTTTGTGCAACTTTTGACCTCAAACTTGCCTTTATTTTCTACTTTGTATAATTTTGACAAGGTCTTTGCCTGAGAAAGTTACTAAGTTTGGGCTTGAGGGTAAGGGTTCTCACATCTCTGGTACTATGGCATATGCATGTTGCAGGCAAAATATTTATCGAAATGGCAATGTATACATAAGCCATTTGATAATTCATTGCAAAATATATTAACATACCAAATGTAAACTTTTATGCCCTGGATATTGTTTTAATTCCTTTGACATGCTTACATTTCAGGCAGAAGTAATAATTTCTCAGTAGAACTGTACTCTAAGTTGGTAGCCTAATGCAGTGCTGTAAGTTTTCTCATCGGTGGCCCACCTCACAACAGGTTAGTGTGGCTGGTAAGCAGGGCAGGAAAAGTTTGGTGTCCAGTGTTAAACAGCTGGGTTGTGAGGAGTACGTATTGAGTGTTGAGCCCAAGGGGAGGCTGGGGTGCCTGGATGAATGAAGCACCTAACAACTAAAAGTGTCTGGACAGACCAAAAAGGTGCTCAAAGGTGCTTGAAATGGTCCATGTAAGTTTAAGACAAATGCCAACTTTGAGGTTGTTCGGTATACAGATGACTTTAAGTATTTGAATTTTGTATGTTGAAAGTTGGAAAGGTCATATtgggaacaatttttttctggtttttagaattatgtaggaaaaaaaatgtaacaatatCCATGTCAGGTGGGAGGTATAAAATATCTATTCAAGGTTATGAAATGAAACTGAATGGGAGGTAGAGTTAAACTGAATATGCTTCATACGGTAACTAGCTACTGTTGTCCATTTTCATAATATATTCTTTCAGGCCGTACATGTCATCTTCGTCTATCAGCATAATCGACACTATATAAGCTAACTCGTTGGAAATTTTAGTGTAGGATAGCAGTGGTAAAATGAGTTAATGCAATGGCCAGCGTCATTTAAGTATGTATGTAAATATCCTTAAGTTATTATAGTTTGACTGTGCCCACCTATAAAACAGCTACTTCTACAGATGACTGTAAAACTTATATCTGTGTTTGCTTGTGGTGTAGTCAgtaatttctcatttattttgcttagctttcaaaggaaggggaaaaaagtctgtaacTGGTATTTCAGTTAAGTTCAGTTCCTGCCAATCCAAATAACCTCAGATACATTTTGTGCTGTCTTGCTGGTGTCAAAGCAGTGCCTATGTGACTTAGAGCAGTACCTAGCACTGCCTGAAGCTATATTCCTATGTATCTGTATTATTAAATCCAGTACTTTCTGCCTCAGTGCCTGACTTCTGCACTGTGCTATAGAAATAAGAGGACAGTTGACTTTTTAGGGATataatttgcaataaataaaattctgaatAGGGTGGGGGGGACAGGACGGGTAGAGAGGATCACTTGTAGTGACTCCTTGAATTACAACTGCAGTTTAATGTTACAAGAGTTCTATTCACCTTCTGTTTATATAGGCtaataattttcctgtttcttccccttTAGGAATGCCAGCTTACATTCCTTGTCAGTGATCAAAGTCAATTTTGAAAGTTTGAGTAAAAACTCTATAGGGAATTCTGAGTTATGGGaaagacaaaaaattaaaacctatTTCTGagattttcccctctccccccaccaccTCCAAAGGGGAAGCACTTACAAGGTATCGGTATAATCCTATAAAAGTGCTGGcctttgtttaaaataagaaaagaaaaaaaaaggaggaaaaaaaagacatcagttCTGAACATTAAAGAGGCTCTCCAATCTCTGTGATGACAATGTACTTTTCTTCTCTCAGGATTAATGGGAATGTGACCATTCTAAGGcaacctgccaaaaaaaaaaaaaaaattcactgaaaacagcaaacatctcaaaataatctaatttttaaaatggcatcttGATTTATCTTTTCCTGAATTCTAGAATATTCAGTTAAATATTATTCCCCTGAAGTCTGCAAATCTAAGTAGGTTTATTGAAAcataagcaaaatgaagaaaaggtcATTTATATTTCTCTAAGGAATTTTCTAATTTTATGCTTGCAggattaattttaagaaattcaAGATTTCAGCAGCAAAATTACCTTGGTGGCATGTAGGTTGTCCCATTTCTGATGAaccaattttgctttttaaactctgATATGGATATGCAGAATTCTGCACCACATCTCTCTTACATGAAGAGCATGCAAGTAACTGGTCTTACAGCTGTATGGCAAGGCCACGTATATTATAAATGAGGCTGATCTTGTCAATAGAAGCTGTTACATGCTGCTGTAACTGCGTAAAGAATATTAAATCAATGTACACGTGAGGGGAAATTTGGCACAACAGACAGTAAGCATTATTGTGTTGAATCTTTCCAGATGCTATAGGACTGAATTTTTATGTGAAAGTTAGACTTAAAATTCATGAGCAAAATTGGTTCAGctgtttctggtttattttgcATTCATTGGTGTAGCTCAAGAGAATACCTATTAGTCTAGCTCAATGTGTGTTGGTTTTCCTTCTGATGAACCTGGGAAATCTGCATGGACAGCTTTTTAGACCTCAAAGATGAAACAATCATCTAAAACAAATGTATGTGTAACATGGCGGGTAGGGATGTGTTCTATGTTCATGCCTTAGGTTTACAAGATCTTGAGGGCAGGCATTCGTTACCACAGATCTGAACAGAGCCTACCATAAAGAAGTGTTCAGTTTTGTCACCTCTTGGCGCAAAAGCATCACCAGTAACTTTAACTCCTGTCTTCAAGCAACGGTCTGTGTATCCTTACAGAATCTAGGTCTCGCTGTTTTTGAAACCATGGGCAACCTTAGTACCAAAAGGTGGCCTCCTTATGCTACCCATATTAAAGCACGGGTTTGATGAGAGTGCCCGCTTTTTCTGCCACAGTGAGGTCAAGGACCCGTTACCCCTGTATTTTTCTCAGCACCAGCCCTCATGTAGCTTATGGTCCTTAGCTCAACTGAAGCTTCTGctgtcatctttttccttttttgttcatctctcttcctttttcttttctctccctaaCCCATAAAGTGACCATCACTGGTTATTCTGCCCTTGACTGAGAAAATACTGCCAAGTGGAGGAGCAGCACAAGGTTCAAGCCTCGCATGTAGTAGAAAAGCAGCTCTGGCTTACAGAACTTTGTTTCCTTAGGCAGGTGCTGTGCTGTTGGATTTCCCACTTTTGTGGACAGCTGTAACTTGCTTGGCATTAGTTCCCAAGGTGTCCAACAGCTTCCTCAGCCACCAGTGGAAGACTTACTTGATGCCACAGCGGCTGTACCTCAGGTATCCAAAGATGGTCAGTCCAGCTGAAGTGACCTACCACAGCTTGAGGCCTATCGATAGACTTCCCAAGGCTGTTTCCACGGAGAA
This genomic interval from Calonectris borealis chromosome 1, bCalBor7.hap1.2, whole genome shotgun sequence contains the following:
- the ZNF654 gene encoding zinc finger protein 654 isoform X3 yields the protein MNLELVTRIIRDGGPWEDPVLQAILKAKPVSQELVNKYLSSENPLFFELRARYLIACERIPEAMALIKSCINHPDISKDLYFHQALFTCLYMSPLEDQLFQEHLLRTDCKSGIEIICNTEKEGKTTLALQLCESFLVPQLQNGDMYCIWDLIFIWSKLQLKSNPSKQVFVDQCYQLLRIATNIRVIFPFMKVIKDEVGEDGLQICVEICGCALQLDLREDPNMKSLIYKAIAHFLPNDLEILRICALSIFFLERTLESYYTVEHLYKCADEEYNECTSSVQNRVRFELLPILKKGLFFDPEFWNFLMIKQNCLALLGDKAFVGLSESTLENSTANTEKITEYRALSEERACLTDVSNGELDPEDLSEAQSKGNAKKNHEALEASKMLDQTVPRHRCVICNKEFLGGHIVRHAQAHQKKGSFSCVLCTRKFRQRGLMLKHLKNHVRKIERQHLAAVLEAGQQASAPNELECSDVSLSLENGNSDGSKDNEPETAIAPSADQVVQVEEENAEQIFDAVENHLSDQDDATENSSDSYFNNVPDALSTESLPEDDESSSKESPILHKVNGAFCPQKDIDAMDEEGSFKCPANGCARVFKKIRFLNKHARKAHPTDLKVQQHIMKWNKGKCRFCQRKFADSQHFIDHLKRHVYPNVYFCLHFNCNQRFKLSTELAEHTKSHSVFKAQCNFAECCELFEELPLLYEHEAQHYLNKTPECSEDASERDSSDDPSELCSYQDDDEAINEKETETEKDLPIPTWKSRKDSTEPKTYIQSVEKKANNVIHNGNESSSEGSATVLSSIDQKTPVLQPNSENCNVVSDQLVNGHSDLDQTSSKSSEIPLDRVADETRTENGSVLPVLQNCHDIPQSNAAASQLPSKPNQTTENTSYGVILTKPYVRPLPPSYLDERYISMPKRRKILTDKVDAHSEQDNFCSKSTERFRCGNCLTIYCNSEALEAHLAQKKCQTLFGFDSDDESA
- the ZNF654 gene encoding zinc finger protein 654 isoform X5 — protein: MGTCIVYVCPEKGGHDCPHRTDEEVQPKTIVFVSRVTNFGMESDFADSCQMLHLQTSYFSGNLQMDLIFIWSKLQLKSNPSKQVFVDQCYQLLRIATNIRVIFPFMKVIKDEVGEDGLQICVEICGCALQLDLREDPNMKSLIYKAIAHFLPNDLEILRICALSIFFLERTLESYYTVEHLYKCADEEYNECTSSVQNRVRFELLPILKKGLFFDPEFWNFLMIKQNCLALLGDKAFVGLSESTLENSTANTEKITEYRALSEERACLTDVSNGELDPEDLSEAQSKGNAKKNHEALEASKMLDQTVPRHRCVICNKEFLGGHIVRHAQAHQKKGSFSCVLCTRKFRQRGLMLKHLKNHVRKIERQHLAAVLEAGQQASAPNELECSDVSLSLENGNSDGSKDNEPETAIAPSADQVVQVEEENAEQIFDAVENHLSDQDDATENSSDSYFNNVPDALSTESLPEDDESSSKESPILHKVNGAFCPQKDIDAMDEEGSFKCPANGCARVFKKIRFLNKHARKAHPTDLKVQQHIMKWNKGKCRFCQRKFADSQHFIDHLKRHVYPNVYFCLHFNCNQRFKLSTELAEHTKSHSVFKAQCNFAECCELFEELPLLYEHEAQHYLNKTPECSEDASERDSSDDPSELCSYQDDDEAINEKETETEKDLPIPTWKSRKDSTEPKTYIQSVEKKANNVIHNGNESSSEGSATVLSSIDQKTPVLQPNSENCNVVSDQLVNGHSDLDQTSSKSSEIPLDRVADETRTENGSVLPVLQNCHDIPQSNAAASQLPSKPNQTTENTSYGVILTKPYVRPLPPSYLDERYISMPKRRKILTDKVDAHSEQDNFCSKSTERFRCGNCLTIYCNSEALEAHLAQKKCQTLFGFDSDDESA